A stretch of the Filimonas lacunae genome encodes the following:
- a CDS encoding LysM peptidoglycan-binding domain-containing protein — MMNRIVVLISLGMFVSGVVNAQTKFTTHTITAGETLSGLSAKYKTTVGDIMRLNGMNSNSKLAIGQKIKIPAAGTSVPKPATPAATTPAQAPQQVAPASNGAATVHVVQQGETLYRIATKYHVKVDQVKGWNSLASDNVSVGQKLYINGQAPAGGGEVAVQQPQPTAPKPQPVQPQPAQQPPVQQAAPTEAPAAQTPEAQAPKPVVDTKPVVKEEVVIDPSKVGPKGYFEPLFGKDVAGRSLETASGAAMTFKTSSGWNDKKYYILMNDIAPGSIVKITAPASNKTIYAKVLWNMGTLKENEGLTYRISNAAADALGVTELKFQITVAYYD, encoded by the coding sequence ATGATGAATCGTATTGTAGTATTGATATCGCTGGGGATGTTTGTGAGTGGAGTTGTAAATGCGCAAACGAAGTTTACCACACATACCATAACAGCAGGCGAAACCTTATCTGGCTTGAGTGCGAAGTATAAAACCACTGTTGGTGATATCATGCGCTTAAACGGAATGAACTCGAACAGCAAACTGGCTATAGGACAGAAAATAAAAATCCCGGCAGCAGGAACTTCCGTTCCCAAACCAGCAACTCCGGCTGCTACTACGCCTGCCCAGGCTCCACAGCAAGTGGCTCCTGCAAGCAATGGCGCTGCAACGGTGCATGTGGTGCAGCAGGGTGAAACCTTATACAGAATAGCTACTAAATATCATGTGAAGGTGGATCAGGTAAAAGGCTGGAACAGCCTTGCTTCCGATAATGTTTCTGTAGGTCAGAAATTATACATTAATGGTCAGGCTCCGGCAGGAGGTGGCGAAGTGGCAGTGCAACAACCACAGCCCACCGCACCTAAGCCGCAACCGGTTCAACCACAACCGGCTCAGCAACCACCAGTGCAACAGGCAGCGCCAACCGAAGCCCCAGCTGCACAGACTCCTGAAGCTCAGGCGCCTAAGCCGGTAGTGGATACCAAGCCTGTTGTGAAAGAAGAAGTGGTGATTGATCCGTCTAAAGTGGGGCCTAAAGGATATTTTGAACCACTGTTTGGTAAAGATGTGGCGGGCCGCTCTTTAGAAACAGCATCAGGTGCAGCAATGACCTTTAAAACATCCAGCGGATGGAATGATAAGAAGTATTATATCCTGATGAATGATATCGCGCCTGGCTCTATTGTAAAAATAACTGCGCCGGCCAGCAATAAAACTATTTATGCGAAAGTGCTTTGGAATATGGGTACCCTGAAAGAGAATGAAGGGTTAACCTATCGCATTAGCAATGCAGCTGCCGATGCACTGGGCGTAACAGAACTGAAATTTCAAATCACAGTGGCTTACTACGATTAG
- a CDS encoding methyltransferase RsmF C-terminal domain-like protein → MTLQNTYHLSGKLPIALLASLEQCAGFNRNTFEAVHAAEEKVTSVRFNPAKGPQRLASGLPLTPVPWCRYGAYLPERPSFTFDPLFHAGTYYVQEASSMFLWEVLHQVAGNPAQQKVLDLCAAPGGKSTLLASYFADGLVVANEVIRNRSSILAENITKWGADNVVVTNNDPAHFQALAGYFDVIVADAPCSGSGLFRKDPEAIEEWSEDNVALCSQRQQRILADIYPALKEEGILIYSTCSYSKQEDEEILDWLMQNFALESCSISLEEEWGIIPVLSEQYKAAGYRFYPDKVKGEGFFIAAFRKKESSSGTVFVKKNTLNTLTKQEVQVVGDWLKDTANLFLFKQKDTIIAVPEQWKAEVLTLQQSLHIKKAGVAVGMLKGKDLVPEHALALSLHVKDTLPKLNLELEQALQYLRKKEVDAGDAPKGWTLAQFEGVNLGWMKVLPGRINNYYPVEWRILKD, encoded by the coding sequence TTGACGCTTCAAAATACCTATCATTTGTCAGGCAAACTACCCATAGCATTACTGGCCTCGCTGGAACAGTGTGCAGGCTTTAACCGCAATACTTTTGAAGCAGTTCATGCAGCAGAGGAAAAAGTAACTTCTGTACGGTTTAACCCGGCAAAAGGGCCGCAGCGCCTGGCTTCCGGGTTACCGCTTACGCCTGTTCCCTGGTGCAGGTATGGAGCTTATCTGCCCGAACGTCCTTCCTTTACTTTCGATCCGTTGTTTCATGCCGGCACTTATTATGTGCAGGAAGCCAGCAGCATGTTCTTATGGGAAGTGCTGCATCAGGTAGCGGGCAATCCCGCACAGCAAAAAGTATTGGACTTGTGTGCTGCCCCTGGTGGAAAAAGCACCTTACTGGCTTCTTATTTTGCCGATGGGCTGGTAGTGGCCAATGAGGTGATACGTAACCGCAGCAGTATACTGGCCGAGAATATTACAAAATGGGGTGCCGACAATGTGGTGGTTACCAATAACGATCCGGCTCACTTTCAGGCATTGGCCGGGTATTTTGATGTAATAGTGGCCGATGCGCCCTGTAGCGGCAGCGGACTGTTTAGAAAAGATCCTGAAGCTATTGAAGAGTGGAGTGAAGATAACGTAGCCTTATGCAGCCAGCGCCAGCAACGTATTCTGGCGGATATCTACCCGGCTTTAAAAGAAGAAGGTATACTTATCTATTCCACCTGTTCTTACAGCAAGCAGGAAGATGAAGAAATACTGGACTGGCTGATGCAAAACTTTGCACTGGAAAGCTGTTCTATCTCTTTGGAGGAAGAATGGGGCATTATTCCCGTTCTGTCAGAACAATACAAAGCTGCCGGTTACCGTTTTTATCCTGATAAGGTAAAAGGAGAAGGTTTTTTCATAGCCGCTTTCCGGAAAAAAGAAAGTAGCAGCGGAACCGTATTTGTTAAGAAAAACACATTAAATACCTTAACCAAACAGGAAGTGCAGGTGGTGGGCGATTGGTTAAAGGATACTGCTAACTTGTTTCTGTTTAAGCAGAAAGACACTATTATTGCGGTTCCGGAACAGTGGAAAGCCGAGGTGCTGACATTGCAGCAGTCGTTACATATTAAAAAAGCAGGGGTGGCTGTGGGCATGTTAAAAGGAAAGGATCTGGTGCCTGAACATGCACTGGCATTAAGCTTGCATGTAAAAGATACCTTACCAAAGCTGAACCTGGAACTGGAGCAGGCTTTACAGTATTTACGTAAGAAAGAGGTAGATGCAGGAGATGCCCCCAAAGGGTGGACGCTGGCACAGTTTGAAGGTGTGAATCTGGGGTGGATGAAGGTGTTGCCCGGTAGAATAAATAATTACTATCCGGTGGAATGGAGAATATTAAAAGATTAA
- a CDS encoding O-methyltransferase, with protein sequence MYSKLQLAVKYFQYWWRGENGKGHGVHSPFVFSFITDVLNDNRAYYCYQQIEKQREKLLQDNTWLEIADFGAGSRVNSHKRRQVSSIARSALKPAKYGQLMFRMVNYYQPAVIVELGTSLGITSSYLASGNGKAAVTTMEGAPAVASVARSGFAALELKNIRLVEGNFDETLEDTLKALPAKVDFAFVDGNHRYQPTMQYFHQLLEVAHEHTIIILDDIHWSSEMEQVWQEVQQHEAVTMTIDLFFIGIVLLRKEFKIKQHFTVRF encoded by the coding sequence ATGTATTCTAAACTACAGTTAGCTGTAAAGTATTTTCAATATTGGTGGAGAGGAGAGAACGGTAAGGGACATGGAGTGCATTCCCCGTTTGTATTTAGCTTTATAACAGATGTGTTAAATGATAACCGTGCTTATTACTGCTATCAACAGATAGAGAAGCAGCGGGAAAAATTATTGCAGGATAACACCTGGCTGGAAATAGCCGATTTTGGAGCCGGTTCACGTGTAAATTCGCACAAGCGCCGCCAGGTATCTTCTATAGCCCGCAGTGCTTTAAAGCCGGCAAAGTATGGCCAGCTGATGTTTCGCATGGTTAACTATTATCAGCCCGCTGTAATAGTGGAGCTGGGTACTTCTTTAGGTATTACCTCTTCCTATCTGGCCAGCGGCAATGGTAAAGCAGCCGTTACCACTATGGAAGGCGCACCTGCAGTGGCTTCGGTAGCGCGGTCGGGCTTTGCTGCATTGGAGTTGAAAAACATCCGGTTGGTAGAAGGCAATTTCGACGAAACGCTGGAGGATACTTTAAAAGCTTTGCCGGCCAAGGTGGATTTTGCTTTTGTAGACGGTAATCACCGCTATCAGCCTACTATGCAATATTTTCATCAATTGCTGGAAGTGGCGCATGAACACACCATCATTATCCTGGATGATATACACTGGAGCAGTGAAATGGAGCAGGTATGGCAGGAAGTGCAACAGCACGAAGCGGTTACTATGACCATTGATCTGTTTTTTATCGGAATAGTGTTGCTGCGCAAAGAATTTAAAATAAAGCAACATTTCACCGTGCGGTTCTAA
- a CDS encoding dihydrofolate reductase yields MKISLIVAAATDNAIGKNNQLLWHLPNDLKFFKNMTWGMPVVMGRKTFEALSGQPLPGRLNIIVTRQQGWQQDKVVVVNNVKDALFLAQENKYAEVLISGGGEIYKETINEADKIYLTRVHATFEGADAFFPEVDKQKWHLTSHQDFLADDKHAYDYSFQVWERK; encoded by the coding sequence ATGAAAATTTCGCTGATAGTTGCTGCGGCAACAGATAATGCAATAGGAAAGAATAACCAGTTGTTATGGCATTTGCCCAACGATTTAAAATTCTTTAAGAATATGACCTGGGGCATGCCGGTAGTAATGGGGCGTAAAACCTTTGAAGCTTTATCGGGCCAGCCATTACCAGGCAGGTTAAATATTATCGTTACCCGCCAGCAAGGTTGGCAACAAGATAAAGTAGTGGTGGTGAACAACGTAAAAGATGCGTTGTTTCTGGCACAGGAAAACAAGTATGCCGAAGTGCTGATATCGGGCGGTGGCGAAATTTATAAAGAAACCATAAACGAGGCAGATAAGATCTATCTGACACGTGTGCATGCTACTTTTGAAGGAGCAGATGCTTTTTTTCCTGAAGTAGATAAACAAAAATGGCATCTGACTTCTCACCAGGATTTTTTAGCAGATGACAAACATGCATACGACTATAGCTTCCAGGTGTGGGAGCGGAAATAA
- a CDS encoding thymidylate synthase, whose protein sequence is MQQYLQLLQHIIDNGTVKTDRTGTGTTSCFGYQMRFNLQEGFPLVTTKKLHLKSIIYELLWFLKGETNIAYLKEHGVKIWDEWADADGNLGPVYGKQWRSWEGANGATFDQISDVIKQIKTNPDSRRMIVSAWNVAELPEMALMPCHALFQFYVTPARAEGERAKLSCQLYQRSADVFLGVPFNIASYALLTMMIAQVCNLDAGEFVHTFGDVHLYSNHHEQAKLQLTRAPHPLPVMKINPAVKDILEFTFEDFTLDNYQAHPHIKGAVAI, encoded by the coding sequence ATGCAACAATACCTACAATTACTTCAACATATTATAGATAACGGTACGGTAAAAACAGACCGCACCGGTACTGGCACTACCAGCTGTTTTGGTTACCAGATGCGGTTTAACCTGCAGGAAGGCTTTCCGTTGGTGACCACCAAAAAGCTGCACCTGAAAAGCATTATATACGAACTGTTGTGGTTTTTGAAGGGCGAAACCAATATAGCCTACCTGAAAGAGCATGGTGTGAAAATATGGGATGAGTGGGCGGATGCCGATGGAAACCTGGGGCCGGTATATGGCAAGCAATGGCGTAGCTGGGAAGGAGCCAATGGTGCTACGTTTGATCAGATTTCGGATGTAATAAAGCAAATTAAAACCAACCCCGATAGCCGCCGGATGATTGTAAGCGCGTGGAACGTGGCCGAGTTGCCCGAAATGGCATTAATGCCTTGTCACGCACTTTTCCAGTTTTATGTTACACCTGCCAGGGCAGAAGGGGAGCGTGCTAAACTATCCTGTCAGTTATACCAGCGTAGCGCAGATGTGTTTTTAGGGGTGCCTTTCAATATCGCTTCTTATGCTTTATTAACGATGATGATAGCCCAGGTGTGCAACCTGGATGCCGGTGAGTTTGTACATACTTTTGGCGATGTGCATTTATACAGCAACCACCACGAGCAGGCAAAGCTGCAATTAACCCGCGCGCCACATCCATTGCCGGTAATGAAAATAAACCCGGCAGTAAAGGATATCCTGGAGTTTACATTTGAAGATTTTACACTGGACAATTACCAGGCGCATCCACATATCAAAGGGGCAGTTGCCATTTAA